One segment of Channa argus isolate prfri chromosome 17, Channa argus male v1.0, whole genome shotgun sequence DNA contains the following:
- the cenpe gene encoding centromere-associated protein E isoform X3 — MTEESAVKVCVRVRPLIAREESASTENAESVQLFWKADKKSIHQIDDGNSTKSFSFDRVFTAEETTDQLYQDIAKPLVVSTVQGYNGTIFAYGQTSSGKTFTMMGSGHIPGVIPLAVEDVFQTIKNCPKKEFLLRVSYMEIYNETVTDLLVDSWKRKPLEVRETINKNIYVADLTEELVTSPAQALAWIRKGEKNRHYGKTKMNQRSSRSHTIFRMILESRERSDPASGENADGAIIVSHLNLVDLAGSERASQTGAEGTRFKEGCNINRSLFTLGQVIKKVTDESLKGFTNYRDSKLTRILQNSLGGNAKTVIICTITPVTLDETLSTLQFASTAKKMKNDPHVTEVSDDGALLKRYRNEIVDLKRRLHEVSSVTQTTVTEKEVLSQLLQEKDQLQRDQEDRIRNLTKLLVTSSNLVPFKKVPKRRVTWGGKMLRLAHPSACGGSGGSSDLSFAESYAYKRKADRSCLMELGEDDEDFDAQWEIPDEPSDEMEISQSSVTVRSFEDSSKDFVSPDRMCELSGKVSNLELQLEMESQQKEDALTKAERLDSRVAELEAKLQTEAQQKQECVEKILEMENKLAELELQLQTEAQLKMEAVEKVEMLEIRVADLDRQLEEQSHTKTETEEQMRREFAETIQLCETLASEKDMVVAERDYLKQELGMFIEQTESLEKEKAALTQELEEKRDMDEFKSLEEEFRKEHENDLQNEISSFKKALESSEIQCQELQNKLETLCAELKKKAEFAEELQSMSGKDLVQEVATLRRSLDDAEGVSRDTKKEWAVLRSRTMALEELNVTLTSNHEKMEAEVNNLRFQLETEKSRYRKMQSDLQKELNVAFDENTKLTSLLDGKVPKNLIDSVELERTVANLNKELSGSREVEEALRNQLTELDSLQNLPEKVDNLMKQVCELAEELGAVQTQRDNLLTAHAQCEKEAQQLRASLQMSQDEIVKIQADLSASAALKEEELSEQCAGLTQQLDSLRLHLERCEVERSQLVSSIEETDMKLEESNKHKASLEENLKAMQQLVKELEEKLSDSEASRSTEEEISKELQEQLNQLSEELQCVRGEREASLLEQNAGAQGSAENVERLLSVITSLTAERDQLRMDLQMATENQALLQRLEDEIQQQKQNMADLEKLHEQMKSDFAEQVLSLSQELQSVRDEKEVLLMAGGQSSAEELEQLISTVASLSAERDQLKMDMQENVEMMIENQEELRAALDKNHKQKEHIKQLEAAQTSKFDGSPNEISAQLEELQTCVNSLTEELECVRADRDGLLSERMHNSQTPKEEVEKLLCRVTTLSEERDQLQEILEGLRQEKNQLKAELEDRMELVIQAQSGFNQPEMLTLELQADNETTIQLQQEMEQLKAILQVVSEQKSKMEMDLERNMEKTAETEIHLHSLQEQLEQQNKINTELERLSQERQAQLEQQVAEAQCCLNFLQEELQEQKQKNSDLVKLCEQKEADSKEQATLTEELEETQKQKDRVFEKESSFQNSTEEMEKLLGSVSSLSEERDQLQAALEGLRQEKDQLKAQLEDRMEMIQQLEEHMEKTRDEVSQLKSDLEENVQLMIENQEELRVSQEKIRTLQDEITVIRCQKAELESRPNSGRDAECSLQIQELRNQIQSLTEELQSVHAEKNSLTASSQTTTEEMEKLLCRVTLLSEERDQLQEILEGQRQEKQQLRAQLEDEMETLQSQTISHQKRQLEDDLQQNMNMASTIQELLHSVQEELRGEKQINSDLLKLCKEKEDSLEGQIRTLTEKLESVKEERDILLSERTANIQTSTEEKENLLRAVTSLSEEKDQLKETLEGLENEKQQLRTELEDRVETLQNQLKSSTENLESVKAERDSLLSESLASTAEMEKLLCRVTSVSEGRDQLQETAEGLRQEINLLKAELKDRIEMVSTMQEKLSEQEQVNAQLQTERGKQEAKLQQEVQQLEEQLHICKEKQDHAKAEADALQQLLSEANATISSLREQLSTLDQNTSNVKETMSSRLQDSTEQLQESFKKFQHFIDMCSKYNARSLDKVLRGQCSLKQHHLTSFPKPTINAYSAVCQLQISTIQNLGNIAEHLQLQAQHYRNLFEELVKTDLAVFEEKRQQDVLLCRAQAPEYSVKDDNFHALWEHRVTELLNRRQLYLQKMASIFETLWANMNSFPNELASELRDREKFKEQLQAVFTSQPFSFSRLDAILASELEHRSEADQNRKMTLQGIIDEQKGVYEELKLLHTQAESQLNEERSKNSTLLKVLEGAPQKKEVSLLKDNQQLVLQLQQTEEIVKSLRAHNKQLEEAHIKANNRVSNHKEATQLLQTELQDSRAQVEEKENTIRTLKSKLRESEKNVAPSAVELKELRSKLFKMEVQLTSASDKHQQEIQRMTTVLNEKEDSLRKLKEALRKSQQQGEESFLQGEDLHARLTNPRGFVVKSSILLEKTKLEEEVKQLQLKKNELENLLSSQQAEISKWKTRAIKLKVRCKADVDMPSSPCTPTKRGLPMSKDSTNLLNSPKKFPVTPKKILDSPRILLDSPKLSLPDSPKSSFFGVGSSSDMLSRSCPKQFFDNSVLGTTPDVAAHEDKKDWWPMSPKQEDMCKSQ; from the exons ATGACAGAAGAGTCGGCTGTTAAAGTTTGTGTCCGAGTTCGCCCGCTTATTGCTAG GGAGGAAAGTGCTTCAACAGAAAATGCAGAATCTGTTCAGCTGTTCTGGAAAGCTGATAAGAAATCAATTCATCAGATTGATGATGGGAACTCCACTAAGAGTTTTAGTTTTG ACCGAGTGTTCACTGCTGAAGAAACAACCGATCAGCTGTACCAGGACATTGCAAAGCCTCTGGTTGTTTCCACTGTTCAGGGATATAATG GAACCATATTTGCTTATGGACAGACTTCTTCTGGAAAAACATTTACCATGATGGGGAGTGGCCACATTCCTGGAGTGATACCACTCGCTGTGGAAGATGTTTTTCAAACGATTAAAAAT TGTCCAAAGAAGGAGTTTCTTCTCAGGGTGTCTTACATGGAAATCTACAACGAGACTGTTACTGATCTGCTTGTTGACAGTTGGAAGAGAAAACCCCTGGAAGTCCGAGAGACAATCAAT AAAAACATCTATGTGGCCGACCTGACTGAAGAGCTGGTTACATCTCCTGCACAAGCACTAGCCTGGATTCGGAAAGGGGAAA AGAACCGTCATTatggaaagacaaaaatgaaccAGCGGAGCAGCCGCTCACACACCATTTTCCGAATG ATCCTGGAGAGCAGGGAAAGGAGTGACCCAGCATCTGGTGAAAATGCTGATGGAGCCATTATCGTATCTCATTTG AATTTAGTTGATCTTGCCGGATCTGAGCGAGCGAGTCAAACAGGAGCTGAAG GTACACGCTTCAAAGAAGGTTGTAATATTAATCGCAGCCTGTTCACACTGGGACAAGTAATCAAGAAAGTGACTGATGAAAGCCTGAA GGGTTTCACCAACTACAGAGACAGTAAGCTAACCCGCATCCTGCAGAACTCCTTGGGTGGGAATGCTAAAACAGTTATCATCTGCACCATTACTCCTGTCACTCTGGACGAAACCCTCAGCACTTTGCAG TTTGCcagcactgcaaaaaaaatgaagaatgacCCCCATGTGACAGAGGTGTCTGATGACGGCGCTCTTCTCAAGAGGTATCGTAATGAAATTGTAGACCTGAAGCGACGACTTCACGAG GTTTCTTCAGTCACCCAGACCAcagtgacagagaaagaggttcTCTCCCAGCTTCTTCAGGAAAAGGACCAGCTCCAGAGAGACCAAGAGGACAGAATCAGAAACCTGACCAAACTGCTTGTTACCAGCTCCAACCTGGTTCCCTTTAAAAAG GTGCCTAAGCGCAGAGTTACGTGGGGAGGAAAGATGCTCAGACTTGCGCATCCATCTGCctgtggtggtagtggtggttcATCAGACCTCAGCTTTGCAGAGTCTTACGCTTACAAGCGGAAAGCAGACCGGTCATGTCTGATGGAGCTGGGTGAAG ATGACGAGGACTTTGACGCTCAGTGGGAGATTCCTGATGAGCCATCAGATGAAATGGAGATTAGTCAGAGCTCTGTGACCGTTCGGAGCTTTGAAGACAG TTCCAAAGACTTTGTGTCTCCAGACCGGATGTGTGAGCTTTCAGGAAAGGTGTCGAACTTGGAGCTGCAGTTGGAAATGGAGAGTCAACAAAAAGAGGATGCTCTGACAAAAGCTGAAAGATTAGATAGCAGAGTGGCAGAGCTGGAGGCTAAGCTGCAAACGGAGGCCCAACAGAAACAGGAATGCGTTGAGAAGATActtgaaatggaaaacaaattagCAGAGCTGGAGCTCCAGCTACAAACAGAGGCTCAGCTGAAGATGGAGGCCGTGGAAAAAGTGGAGATGTTGGAGATCCGAGTAGCAGACCTGGATAGACAGCTGGAAGAACAGAGCCACACTAAGACTGAAACCGAGGAACAG aTGAGAAGAGAATTTGCAGAGACCATCCAGCTGTGTGAAACCCTAGCTTCAGAAAAG GACATGGTGGTTGCGGAGCGAGACTATCTGAAGCAGGAGCTGGGGATGTTTATAGAGCAGACTGAAAGTCTAGAGAAGGAGAAAGCAGCTCTAACacaggagctggaggagaagagagacaTGGATGAGTTCAAATCATTGGAGGAGGAGTTCAGAAAGGAGCATGAG AATGACTTGCAAAATGAAATATCCAGTTTCAAGAAAGCTCTGGAATCCTCTGAAATTCAGTGCCAGGAGCTTCAG AACAAGTTAGAAACCTTGTGTGCAGAGCTGAAGAAGAAAGCTGAATTTGCAGAAGAACTTCAGAGTATg AGCGGTAAGGACTTGGTGCAGGAGGTTGCAACGCTTCGCCGCTCTCTGGATGATGCAGAGGGCGtcagcagagacacaaagaaagaatGGGCTGTCCTCCGCAGTCGAACCATGGCTCTGGAGGAGTTGAAT GTGACACTGACTTCCAACCACGAGAAAATGGAGGCCGAGGTAAACAACCTCAGGTTTCAACTTGAGACTGAGAAGTCCCGTTACAGAAAGATGCAGAGTGATCTCCAGAAAGAGCTGAATGTTGCATTTGATGAGAACACCAAACTTACCTCTCTGCTCGATGGCAAAGTCCCAAAAA ATCTGATAGACAGTGTGGAACTTGAGAGAACAGTTGCCAATCTGAACAAAGAGCTGTCAGGATCTCGTGAAGTAGAGGAAGCTCTCAGAAATCAGCTGACGGAGCTCGATTCATTACAGAATCTTCCAGAGAAGGTAGACAACTTGATGAAGCAG GTTTGTGAGTTGGCTGAGGAACTGGGTGCTGTTCAGACTCAGAGGGACAATCTGCTAACAGCTCACGCTCAATGTGAGAAGGAGGCTCAGCAGCTCAGAGCGTCCCTGCAGATGTCTCAAGATGAGATTGTGAAAATCCAAGCAGACCTCAGTGCTAGTGCTGctctgaaggaggaggagctgagTGAGCAGTGTGCCGGTTTAACACAACAGCTGGATTCACTTCGCTTACACCTGGAACGCTGTGAAGTTGAGAGGAGTCAGCTTGTGTCTTCTATTGAAGAGACAGACATGAAG CTTGAAGAAAGCAACAAGCACAAAGCATCACTGGAAGAAAACCTGAAAGCTATGCAGCAGCTGGTGAAGGAGTTGGAGGAGAAACTGTCTGACAGCGAAGCCTCCAGATCCACAGAGGAGGAGATCAGCAAAGAACTTCAAGAACAA CTAAACCAGCTGAGTGAAGAGCTTCAGTGTGTGCGAGGTGAGAGAGAAGCTTCACTGTTGGAGCAGAATGCTGGTGCTCAGGGCTCCGCAGAAAACGTGGAGAGGCTACTCTCTGTGAttacctctctcactgcagagagagaccagctcaGGATGGACCTACAGATG GCTACGGAGAATCAAGCTCTTCTCCAGCGCCTTGAAGATGAGATCCAGCAGCAGAAGCAAAATATGGCGGATCTGGAGAAGCTCCACGAGCAGATGAAATCTGATTTTGCTGAACAA GTTCTCAGTCTCTCACAAGAGCTTCAGAGTGTGCGGGATGAGAAAGAGGTTCTTCTTATGGCTGGTGGTCAGAGTTCTGCAGAAGAGCTAGAGCAGCTGATTTCTACTGTGGCTTCTCTCAGCGCAGAGCGAGACCAACTTAAGATGGACATGcaagaaaatgtggaaatg ATGATTGAGAATCAGGAGGAACTGAGAGCAGCACTGGACAAGAACCATAAACAGAAGGAACACATCAAACAGCTGGAGGCAGCACAAACATCCAAATTTGATGGTTCTCCAAATGAGATAAGTGCTCAGCTGGAGGAACTGCAAACATGT GTGAACAGTCTGACTGAGGAGCTTGAGTGTGTGCGAGCAGACAGAGATGGCCTGCTTTCTGAGAGGATGCACAACAGTCAGACCCCCAAAGAAGAGGTGGAGAAGCTGCTATGTAGAGTGACGACTCTCAGTGAGGAGCGAGATCAACTGCAAGAGATTCTAGAGGGTCTGAGACAAGAGAAGAACCAGCTCAAAGCCGAGCTGGAGGACAGGATGGAGTTG GTCATACAAGCCCAAAGTGGGTTTAATCAGCCAGAGATGCTGACCTTAGAATTGCAAGCAGACAATGAGACAACCATCCAACTTCAGCAAGAG ATGGAGCAGCTCAAGGCTATTCTACAGGTTGTTAGTGAGCAGAAGAGCAAGATGGAAATGGATCTGGAGCGTAATATGGAAAAG ACTGCAGAGACTGAAATCCATCTTCACTCCCTTCAAGAGCAGCTTGAacagcagaataaaataaacactgagcTGGAGAGACTAAGCCAGGAAAGACAGGCTCAGCTAGAACAACAG GTTGCAGAGGCTCAATGTTGTCTTAATTTTCTTCAAGAGGAGCTGcaagaacagaaacaaaagaattCCGATCTGGTCAAACTTTGTGAACAGAAGGAAGCAGATTCAAAGGAGCAG GCAACTCTAacagaggagctggaggagaccCAAAAACAGAAGGACAGGGTGTTCGAAAAGGAGAGCAGCTTTCAGAACTCCACAGAGGAGATGGAGAAGCTGCTGGGCAGTGTGTCATCTCTCAGTGAAGAGAGAGATCAGCTGCAGGCGGCACTGGAGGGACTAAGACAGGAGAAAGACCAACTCAAAGCACAGCTGGAGGACAGGATGGAAATG ATTCAGCAGCTAGAGGAGCATATGGAGAAGACCAGGGATGAGGTGAGCCAGCTGAAGTCCGACCTTGAAGAAAATGTTCAACTg ATGATTGAGAACCAGGAGGAGCTGAGGGTGTCTCAGGAGAAAATCAGAACTCTCCAGGATGAAATCACTGTGATAAGGTGTCAGAAGGCAGAGCTGGAAAGCAGACCAAACAGTGGAAGAGATGCAGAGTGTAGTCTCCAGATACAAGAGCTTAGAAACCAG ATTCAGAGTCTGACTGAAGAGCTTCAGAGTGTGcatgcagagaaaaacagtttGACAGCCAGCAGTCAGACCACCACAGAGGAGATGGAAAAGCTGCTGTGCAGAGTGACGTTGCTCAGTGAAGAGAGAGATCAGCTGCAGGAGATTTTggagggacagagacaggagaAGCAGCAGCTCAGAGCACAGCTGGAAGATGAGATGGAAACACTACAGAGTCAG ACTATCAGTCATCAGAAGAGACAGCTGGAAGATGATTTGCAGCAGAACATGAATATG gctTCAACAATACAAGAGCTTCTGCATTCAGTCCAAGAGGAGTTGCGTGGCGAGAAGCAAATAAACTCTGATTTGCTCAAACTGTGCAAGGAGAAGGAGGACTCTTTAGAAGGACAG ATAAGGACTCTAACTGAGAAACTGGAGAGTgtaaaggaagagagagacatTCTGTTGTCTGAGAGGACAGCCAATATTCAGACCTccacagaggagaaagagaatcTGCTGAGAGCGGTCACGTCCCTTAGTGAGGAGAAAGATCAGCTAAAAGAGACACTTGAGGGACTGgaaaatgagaagcagcagctTAGAACAGAGCTGGAGGACAGGGTGGAAACACTGCAGAATCAG TTAAAGAGTTCAACAGAGAATCTGGAGAGTGttaaagcagagagagacagtctGCTCTCTGAGAGTCTGGCCTCCACAGCGGAGATGGAGAAGCTTCTGTGTAGAGTGACATCTGTCAGTGAGGGGAGAGATCAGCTGCAGGAGACTGCAGAAGGATTAAGACAGGAGATAAACCTGCTCAAAGCAGAGCTGAAGGACAGAATTGAGATG GTGTCAACCATGCAGGAAAAGCTGAGTGAGCAGGAACAGGTGAATGCACAGCTTCAGACTGAGAGAGGAAAACAAGAGGCcaagctgcagcaggaa GTGCAGCAGCTTGAGGAGCAGCTGCACATATGCAAGGAGAAACAAGATCATGCTAAAGCTGAAGCAGATGCATTACAGCAG TTGCTCAGTGAAGCAAACGCAACCATCTCGTCCCTAAGAGAGCAGCTAAGCACTCTGGATCAGAACACTTCTAATGTCAAAGAGACCATGTCATCAAGGCTGCAGGATTCCACTGAACAGCTTCAG GAGTCCTTCAAGAAATTCCAGCACTTTATAGATATGTGTTCCAAGTATAACGCCAGATCCCTGGACAAGGTCCTGAGAGGGCAGTGTTCCCTGAAGCAACACCATCTGACATCTTTTCCAAAGCCCACCATAAATGCCTACAGTGCTGTCTGTCAGCTGCAGATTTCTACTATTCAGAATCTGGGAAATATTGCT GAGCATCTACAACTGCAAGCACAGCACTACCGGAATCTATTTGAGGAGCTGGTAAAGACAGATTTGGCTGTTTTTGAGGAGAAGCGGCAGCAGGATGTGCTGCTGTGCAGAGCACAGGCACCCGAATACTCTGTCAAAGATGATAACTTCCACGCACTGTGGGAACACCGAGTGACCGAGCTGCTGAACAGGAGGCAGCTCTACCTGCAG AAAATGGCCAGCATTTTTGAGACGCTTTGGGCCAACATGAATTCTTTCCCAAACGAACTAGCATCTGAGCTCCGAGACAGGGAGAAGTTTAAGGAGCAGCTGCAGGCTGTGTTCACTTCACAGCCATTCAGCTTTAGCAGACTGGACGCCATCCTAGCCTCTGAGCTGGAACACAGATCTGAAGCAGATCAGAACAGGAAGATGACTCTGCAG GGGATCATTGATGAGCAGAAAGGTGTGTATGAAGAGCTGAAGCTGCTGCATACTCAGGCTGAGTCTCAGCTCAATGAGGAGAGGAGCAAGAATTCTACTCTGCTGAAGGTGCTGGAGGGAGCACCTCAGAAAAAAGAGGTTTCCCTTCTCAAGGACAACCAGCAACTTGTTCTTCAGCTCCAGCAAACTGAGGAAATAGTCAAA TCACTGCGTGCACATAACAAGCAACTCGAGGAGGCTCACATCAAAGCCAACAACAGGGTGTCCAACCACAAAGAGGCCACGCAGCTCCTTCAGACGGAGCTGCAGGACAGTCGTGCACaagtggaggagaaggagaataCAATCCGAACCCTCAAGAGCAAACTGAGAGAGTCTGAG AAAAATGTTGCTCCCAGTGCTGTTGAGCTGAAGGAACTCCGAAGTAAACT